A single genomic interval of Croceibacter atlanticus HTCC2559 harbors:
- the fahA gene encoding fumarylacetoacetase yields the protein MKITANDPKRQTWLPVPDKSDFPIQNIPFGVFLTRDDVITIGTRIGDTAIDLGALHQLGYFEGIPLTDDIFLQDTLNDFISDGKKTWRLVRNRIAELFDVKDKSLQNHDEHKERVLFAMDEIEMQLPVQVGDYTDFYSSIEHATNVGTMFRDPDNALLPNWLHIPVGYHGRSSSIIPSGIPVHRPLGQKLPKGADNPKLGPSRLVDFELEMAFITTDANHLGEPIPIDEAEDYIFGLVLFNDWSARDIQKWEYVPLGPFLAKSFASSISPWIVTLDALEPFRTDSPKPLKKQLEYLQYKGKKSFDIKLQVAIQPEDKVETVVANTNFKYMYWNMSQQLAHHTINGCPVNSGDMMGSGTISGPTPDSYGSMLELSWRGEKPVKLKEGGDRKFIEDNDTVIIRGYCENKDIRLGFGEVSTKLLPVFKKQ from the coding sequence ATGAAAATAACCGCTAACGACCCAAAACGACAAACGTGGTTGCCGGTTCCCGATAAATCTGATTTTCCAATTCAAAATATTCCATTTGGTGTATTCCTTACACGTGACGATGTCATTACTATTGGAACACGAATTGGAGATACCGCTATAGATCTTGGAGCATTGCACCAATTAGGATACTTTGAGGGTATTCCTTTAACAGATGATATTTTTTTACAGGATACGCTAAACGACTTTATTTCCGATGGAAAGAAAACTTGGCGTTTAGTAAGAAATAGAATCGCAGAGCTTTTTGATGTTAAAGATAAATCTTTACAAAATCACGATGAGCATAAAGAACGTGTTCTCTTTGCAATGGATGAAATAGAAATGCAATTGCCAGTACAAGTTGGTGATTATACAGATTTTTATTCCTCTATTGAACATGCTACCAATGTAGGTACAATGTTTAGAGATCCAGATAATGCGTTATTACCAAATTGGTTGCACATACCAGTTGGATATCACGGTCGTAGTTCTTCTATAATACCAAGTGGTATTCCAGTACATAGACCATTAGGTCAAAAATTACCAAAAGGTGCAGATAACCCTAAATTAGGACCATCTCGTTTAGTCGATTTTGAGCTTGAGATGGCTTTTATAACAACAGATGCTAATCATTTAGGAGAACCAATTCCTATAGATGAAGCTGAAGACTATATTTTTGGACTAGTATTATTTAATGACTGGAGTGCTAGAGATATTCAAAAATGGGAATATGTGCCATTAGGACCTTTCTTAGCAAAAAGTTTTGCCTCATCAATATCACCTTGGATTGTTACTCTGGACGCTTTGGAACCTTTTAGGACAGACAGCCCAAAACCTTTAAAGAAACAGTTGGAATACCTTCAATACAAAGGGAAAAAGAGCTTTGATATTAAACTTCAAGTTGCAATACAACCAGAAGATAAAGTAGAAACTGTTGTTGCTAATACAAACTTTAAATACATGTATTGGAATATGAGCCAGCAGCTAGCACACCATACTATTAATGGTTGTCCTGTAAATTCTGGAGATATGATGGGTAGTGGTACTATATCTGGTCCAACACCAGATTCTTACGGATCTATGTTAGAGTTATCTTGGAGAGGAGAGAAGCCAGTGAAATTAAAAGAAGGTGGTGATCGTAAATTTATAGAAGATAATGATACGGTAATTATTAGAGGTTACTGTGAGAATAAAGACATAAGGTTAGGTTTTGGTGAAGTTTCCACAAAATTATTGCCTGTTTTTAAAAAACAATAA
- the glyA gene encoding serine hydroxymethyltransferase, whose protein sequence is MQRDTEIFDLISKEKERQTNGLELIASENFVSDQVMEAVGSVLTNKYAEGYPGKRYYGGCEVVDVVEQIAIDRAKELFGASWANVQPHSGSQANTAVFAACLNAGDKFLGFDLSHGGHLTHGSPVNFSGKLYNPVHYGVERETGRLDYDNIQKIAEREQPKLIIAGASAYSREIDYKRFREIADSVGALLMADIAHPAGLIAKGLLSDPIPHCHVCTTTTHKTLRGPRGGMILMGEDFDNPFGLTFKSGKPKKMSSLFDSGIFPGNQGGPLEHVIAGKAIAFGEALTDEFLHYMVQVKKNAHVMAEAFVERGYDVISGGTDNHMMLIDLRNKNVTGKLAEETLGKAEITVNKNMVPFDTESPFVTSGIRIGTAAVTTRGLVEDDMKTIVEYIDRVINNIENDSELDAVKNSIHDMMNGKPLFVV, encoded by the coding sequence ATGCAACGTGATACTGAAATATTCGATTTAATTTCTAAAGAAAAAGAACGCCAAACAAATGGTTTAGAGCTTATAGCAAGTGAAAATTTTGTTAGTGACCAAGTTATGGAAGCTGTTGGGTCTGTACTTACAAATAAATATGCCGAAGGTTATCCTGGTAAGCGTTACTATGGTGGTTGTGAAGTTGTAGATGTTGTCGAGCAAATTGCAATAGATAGAGCAAAGGAACTTTTTGGAGCTTCTTGGGCAAACGTACAACCTCATTCTGGATCTCAAGCTAACACTGCAGTTTTTGCAGCTTGCTTAAATGCAGGTGACAAATTTTTAGGTTTTGATTTATCTCATGGCGGTCACCTAACCCATGGTTCTCCAGTAAACTTCTCTGGTAAATTATACAATCCTGTTCATTATGGTGTAGAACGTGAAACAGGACGATTAGATTATGATAATATTCAGAAAATTGCAGAGCGCGAACAGCCTAAGCTTATCATTGCAGGAGCTTCTGCCTATTCAAGAGAGATAGATTATAAGCGTTTTAGAGAAATTGCAGATAGCGTAGGCGCACTTTTAATGGCAGATATTGCGCATCCTGCTGGTTTAATTGCAAAGGGCTTACTATCTGATCCTATTCCTCACTGTCACGTTTGTACAACAACTACTCATAAAACATTACGCGGTCCTCGTGGTGGTATGATTTTAATGGGTGAAGATTTTGATAATCCATTTGGATTAACATTTAAGAGTGGCAAACCTAAAAAGATGTCTTCTTTATTTGATAGCGGCATTTTCCCTGGAAACCAAGGTGGACCTTTAGAGCACGTAATTGCAGGAAAGGCTATTGCTTTTGGTGAAGCGCTTACAGATGAATTTTTACATTATATGGTTCAGGTTAAGAAGAATGCTCACGTTATGGCAGAAGCTTTTGTTGAAAGAGGTTATGATGTGATTTCTGGCGGAACAGACAACCACATGATGCTTATTGACCTTAGAAATAAAAATGTAACAGGTAAACTTGCTGAAGAAACTTTAGGTAAAGCAGAAATTACTGTAAATAAAAATATGGTTCCTTTTGATACTGAGTCGCCATTTGTAACATCAGGAATACGTATTGGTACTGCTGCGGTTACTACTCGAGGTTTGGTTGAAGATGATATGAAAACTATTGTAGAGTATATTGACCGTGTAATTAATAATATTGAAAATGATAGTGAGTTAGATGCTGTTAAAAATAGCATTCATGATATGATGAACGGCAAACCTTTATTTGTTGTTTAA